In a genomic window of Phragmites australis chromosome 14, lpPhrAust1.1, whole genome shotgun sequence:
- the LOC133890688 gene encoding probable serine/threonine-protein kinase WNK5, which yields MPPNPTPPRRDRSIQQEGTGTGSRAASMAVERDQGEEAFEEVDPTGRFGRYADVLGLGSVKKVYRGFDQEEGIEVAWNRVRLRALADRDPGMVDRLHAEVRLLRSLHHEHIIGFHKVWLDRDAGVLNFITEVCTSGSLREYRQRHRHVSVKALKKWARQILEGLNHLHTHDPCIIHRDLNCSNVFINGNNGQVKIGDLGLAAIVDKTHVAHTILGTPEFMAPELYTETYTESVDIYSYGMCVLEMVTREVPYAECGSVVQIFHNVTRGVPPAALKRLKDPELRAFIERCIGQPRNRPTAAELLQDPFFSGIGADDDDDALADEASVVAVPPVPRPRSYVDDLAGLRLD from the exons ATGCCCCCCAACCCGACGCCGCCGCGCCGAGACCGCAGCATCCAGCAGGAGGGGACAGGGACGGGGTCCAGGGCGGCGAGCATGGCGGTGGAGCGGGATCAGGGCGAGGAGGCGTTCGAGGAGGTGGACCCGACGGGGCGGTTCGGGCGGTACGCGGACGTGCTGGGGCTCGGGTCCGTCAAGAAGGTGTACCGCGGGTTCGACCAGGAGGAGGGGATCGAGGTGGCGTGGAACCGCGTCCGGCTGCGGGCGCTGGCGGACCGCGACCCCGGCATGGTGGACCGGCTCCACGCCGAGGTGCGCCTGCTGCGATCGCTCCACCACGAGCACATCATCGGGTTCCACAAGGTGTGGCTGGACCGCGACGCCGGTGTGCTCAACTTCATCACCGAGGTCTGCACCTCGGGGAGCCTCCGCGAATACCGCCAGCGCCACCGCCACGTCTCCGTCAAGGCGCTCAAGAAGTGGGCGCGACAGATCCTCGAGGGACTCAACCACCTCCACACCCATGACCCCTGCATCATCCACCGCGACCTCAACTGCAGCAACGTCTTCATCAATGGCAACAACGGACAG GTCAAGATCGGCGACCTCGGGCTGGCGGCCATCGTGGACAAGACGCACGTGGCGCACACGATCCTGGGCACGCCGGAGTTCATGGCGCCGGAGCTGTACACAGAGACGTACACGGAGTCGGTGGACATCTACTCGTACGGCATGTGCGTGCTGGAGATGGTGACGCGGGAGGTGCCCTACGCCGAGTGCGGCAGCGTCGTGCAGATCTTCCACAACGTCACCCGGGGCGTGCCGCCCGCCGCGCTCAAGCGGCTCAAGGACCCCGAGCTGCGCGCCTTCATCGAGCGGTGCATCGGCCAGCCCCGGAACCGGCCCACGGCCGCCGAGCTCCTGCAGGACCCCTTCTTCAGCGGCATCggcgccgacgacgacgacgacgcgctGGCGGACGAGGCCAGCGTCGTCGCCGTTCCGCCCGTGCCGCGCCCCAGGAGCTATGTCGATGACCTCGCCGGGCTCCGGCTGGATTAA
- the LOC133890985 gene encoding BTB/POZ domain-containing protein At5g48130-like, producing the protein MKLLMEMDMETEVELSPVAKAEAAVFSPYSSPSTALLLQRRVVAWAKETGSPATVRVRGGERSFELHKDPLVARCRYFSQALLQSGDVELPASFPGGCEAFEVIALFCYGDAVPLDPFNVAAVRCAAEFLDVGGLGARCDLYINQVVLQSWDDALIVLQRCQPLLPVAEELLIVSRCVESLAFMACMEILDPEQRRDQPGAAASHALVGRRWDAELVKELAARDLWIKDLIALPFEFFKRIVQALRRQGMKEKYVSPVVLFYANKWVLSKKTHKFWASTDDAVDGETDANRRATRILESVISLLPVEAAASNAIPVAFYFALLSRSLALELSDESRTRLRDQVASNLQFARVDDLLLPEEEIDQSIADSREVKAVESIVSNHVTMQRQGVEAVAELWDRYLVQIAGDTKLRPERLAELIGVIPAGERKTHNHLYEAINTYFMEHRGLSGEEKAALCRHLDCRKLSHEACIQAVQNDRMPLRLIVQALFVQQLHTHRAFTECSDSFRCMHSGELVPGAGAYTPSLGCPAIPSSQPLSTSSPYEDAHDIHAPRDASDYETASFRIQALEQEILSLKQTLQRHNTLKGSARRDGKEPSSKVTADAATSGASVRRRAAVSGSCIGSMRWGSQRRCASRILRVFARLAVFGRGRSRGK; encoded by the exons ATGAAGCTTTTGATGGAGATGGATATGGAGACGGAGGTGGAGCTGTCGCCGGTGGCGAAAGCCGAAGCGGCCGTGTTCAGCCCTTACTCCAGCCCGAGCACGGCCTTGTTGCTGCAGAGGAGAGTTGTGGCGTG GGCCAAAGAGACCGGGTCACCGGCGACGGTCCGTGTCCGCGGCGGAGAAAGAAGCTTCGAGCTGCACAAG GATCCTTTGGTGGCCAGGTGCCGGTATTTCAGTCAGGCGTTGCTCCAGTCCGGCGATGTCGAGCTGCCAGCAAGCTTCCCGGGAGGCTGCGAGGCCTTCGAGGTGATCGCGTTGTTCTGCTACGGCGATGCCGTGCCGCTCGACCCGTTCAACGTCGCGGCAGTGCGGTGCGCGGCGGAGTTCTTGGACGTGGGCGGCCTGGGCGCGCGCTGCGACCTTTACATCAACCAGGTGGTGCTGCAGAGCTGGGACGACGCCCTCATCGTCCTGCAGCGGTGCCAGCCCCTGCTACCCGTCGCCGAGGAGCTCCTCATCGTCAGCCGCTGCGTCGAATCGCTGGCGTTCATGGCGTGCATGGAGATCCTCGACCCGGAGCAGCGGCGGGACCAgcccggggccgccgcctcGCACGCGCTGGTCGGGCGCCGGTGGGACGCCGAGCTCGTCAAGGAGCTCGCGGCCCGCGACCTCTGGATTAAGGACCTGATCGCGCTCCCGTTCGAGTTCTTTAAGCGGATCGTGCAGGCGCTGCGGCGGCAGGGCATGAAGGAGAAGTACGTGAGCCCCGTCGTGCTCTTCTACGCGAACAAGTGGGTGCTCTCCAAGAAGACGCACAAGTTCTGGGCGAGCACGGACGACGCCGTCGACGGCGAGACCGACGCGAACAGGAGGGCCACTAGGATTCTGGAGAGCGTGATCTCGCTCCTCCCGGTCGAGGCTGCGGCGAGCAACGCGATCCCGGTGGCTTTCTACTTCGCTCTGTTGTCGCGGTCGCTCGCCCTCGAGCTGAGCGACGAAAGCCGGACGAGATTGCGGGACCAGGTGGCGTCCAACCTTCAGTTCGCCCGCGTGGACGACCTGCTGCTGCCGGAGGAAGAAATCGACCAGTCCATCGCCGACAGCCGGGAGGTCAAGGCAGTGGAGAGCATCGTCTCAAACCACGTCACCATGCAAAGACAAGGTGTGGAAGCCGTCGCCGAGCTGTGGGATCGGTACCTCGTGCAAATCGCTGGTGATACGAAGCTCCGGCCGGAGAGGTTAGCTGAGCTGATCGGTGTCATTCCGGCCGGCGAACGGAAGACCCACAACCATTTATACGAAGCAATCAACACATACTTTATG GAGCATCGGGGTTTGTCCGGGGAGGAGAAGGCAGCGCTGTGCAGGCACCTCGACTGCCGTAAGCTGTCGCACGAGGCGTGCATCCAGGCGGTGCAGAACGATCGGATGCCGCTCCGGCTGATCGTGCAGGCGCTGTTCGTGCAGCAGCTGCACACACACCGCGCCTTCACGGAGTGCTCCGACTCATTCCGCTGCATGCACTCCGGGGAGCTTGTCCCGGGCGCCGGCGCGTACACGCCGAGCCTCGGGTGCCCCGCCATCCCCAGCAGCCAGCCCCTCAGCACGAGCAGCCCGTACGAGGACGCGCACGACATCCACGCCCCGCGCGACGCGTCGGACTACGAGACGGCCAGCTTCAGGATCCAGGCGCTGGAGCAAGAGATCCTGTCGCTGAAGCAGACCCTGCAGCGGCACAACACTCTGAAAGGCTCAGCGCGCAGAGACGGAAAGGAGCCGAGCTCCAAGGTCACAGCGGACGCAGCCACGTCGGGTGCATCGGTCAGGCGGCGAGCCGCGGTGTCCGGCAGCTGCATTGGGTCCATGCGGTGGGGCTCACAGCGCCGGTGCGCCAGTAGGATCCTGCGCGTTTTCGCGAGGCTGGCAGTGTTCGGGAGGGGTAGGTCGAGGGGGAAGTAG